From the Maioricimonas rarisocia genome, one window contains:
- a CDS encoding family 16 glycoside hydrolase, which translates to MPFRSMLGAGLLLALLNAPVFPQDAKTTYATPEEAAADPDFALQGEYANDRLAIQVVALGDDEFEVVTYRGGLPGAGWNGKDRQSSEEDGEAVRELIEDLELKKVTRKSPTLGAEPPRGAVVLFDGTEESLKDHWQQGARMTDDGLLMQGATSVDTFRDFSLHIEFRLPFMPHARGQARGNSGIYYQGRYETQMLDSFGLEGTDNETGGIYEIRDPDINMCLPPLTWQTYDVDFTAARFDEDGNKTANAKITVRLNGVVVHRDVEIPRTTRAAPVQESPEPGPIYLQDHGNPVRYRNIWVLPRDAEKEARRPIVPGFERFYGQAGSDDAAGGRMLIGELGCTNCHAASADLKAHVQTKQAPILDEVGKRVRPEWALEFISNPHSAKPGTTMPALLEGWSEEDRTAAATAIVNFLLSTGQISEQLADKPAAARGRKLFREVGCVACHAPREGETVRSATTVPLPDFSQKYGLQGLANFLKDPHKVRPSGRMPAMNLDDKQARDLATYLLGAQSRRPRNPNLTYKAYHGSWDELPDFDSLEPADEGESAGLDVYAAGRTDGFALQFEGYLNVKTEGRYRFYLGSDDGSALYIDGNKAVDVDGVHPHTVETGRITLTEGVHAIRVDYFEKGGEESLSLEYEGPDIPRQDLSLQLWMTPEGNPEPKQVDGEDETELFVFDGSQVETGRKLFASLGCASCHQLKQGGKAIASQLQARPLDQLDTSRGCLASEPAAGRSAADVPVPEYDLSPTQQNALIAALHSPVPSDAAAPADRIHTTMAQFNCYACHSRDDVGGAEADRNPLFLSTIPEMGDEGRLPPPLDGVGDKLSDNWLKHVQANGAKDRPYMLTKMPKFGTGNVGHLTEAFAKVDRRTEAGIPTIDEPEHRIKSTGRELVGEQGLACIKCHTFGKTRATGIQALDLQTMTKRLREDWFHRYLFDPPAYRPGTRMPTGFPNGQATVKHIYDGDPGRQIAAMWAYLEDGNKAGIPDGLLFDAIELKPSDRPIIYRNFIEDLSPRGIAVGYPEHCNLAWDANDLCLKLIWHGRFIDASQHWTGRGQGTQRPLGDHVMRLEDSAPIAVLESADTQWPTESARDRGYRFRGYRLDADGRPTFVYSGPAGEVHDNPQPVPSGKEEGTFSRKFTITADEATENVWFRAATGEQIQPQSDGSYLVDGVLRIRVEGGGEPMLRESAGQRELLVPVRFDGNTAELTQEIIW; encoded by the coding sequence ATGCCGTTTCGATCGATGCTGGGTGCCGGCCTGCTGCTGGCCCTGCTGAACGCCCCGGTCTTCCCGCAGGATGCGAAGACCACCTATGCCACTCCCGAAGAAGCCGCGGCCGATCCCGACTTTGCGCTACAGGGCGAGTACGCAAACGATCGGCTGGCCATTCAGGTTGTCGCGCTCGGCGATGACGAGTTTGAAGTCGTCACGTACCGCGGCGGTCTGCCCGGTGCCGGCTGGAACGGGAAGGACCGGCAGTCGTCGGAAGAAGACGGCGAAGCAGTTCGCGAACTGATCGAAGACCTCGAACTGAAGAAGGTCACCCGCAAGAGTCCGACGCTGGGCGCCGAGCCCCCCCGCGGAGCCGTCGTCCTGTTCGATGGCACCGAGGAGTCCCTGAAGGATCACTGGCAGCAGGGAGCCCGCATGACCGACGACGGCCTCCTGATGCAAGGTGCCACCAGCGTCGACACGTTCCGCGACTTCTCACTGCACATCGAGTTTCGGCTTCCCTTCATGCCGCACGCCCGTGGGCAGGCACGTGGCAACAGCGGCATCTACTACCAGGGTCGGTACGAAACACAGATGCTCGACTCATTCGGGCTCGAAGGGACGGACAACGAGACCGGCGGCATCTACGAAATTCGTGATCCCGACATCAACATGTGTCTGCCGCCACTGACCTGGCAGACCTACGACGTCGACTTCACGGCCGCCCGCTTCGACGAGGACGGCAACAAGACTGCGAACGCGAAGATCACCGTCCGGCTCAACGGAGTCGTGGTCCATCGCGACGTCGAGATTCCCCGCACGACGCGGGCCGCTCCGGTGCAGGAATCTCCCGAACCGGGCCCGATCTACCTTCAGGACCACGGCAATCCGGTTCGTTACCGCAACATCTGGGTGCTGCCGCGCGATGCCGAGAAAGAAGCACGCCGACCAATCGTCCCCGGATTCGAACGCTTCTACGGTCAGGCCGGCAGTGATGATGCCGCCGGCGGTCGCATGCTGATCGGCGAACTGGGCTGCACGAACTGTCATGCGGCCAGTGCCGATCTGAAGGCCCATGTGCAGACGAAACAGGCTCCGATTCTGGATGAGGTCGGCAAGCGCGTCCGCCCGGAATGGGCGCTGGAATTCATCAGCAATCCACACTCGGCCAAGCCCGGCACGACCATGCCGGCGCTGCTTGAAGGCTGGAGCGAAGAGGATCGGACAGCGGCCGCCACAGCGATCGTCAACTTCCTGCTCTCGACCGGCCAGATTTCGGAACAGCTCGCCGACAAGCCGGCTGCGGCACGCGGCCGCAAGCTGTTTCGCGAAGTCGGCTGCGTCGCCTGTCATGCTCCTCGCGAGGGCGAAACAGTCCGGTCCGCCACCACCGTTCCGCTGCCCGATTTCTCACAGAAGTACGGCCTGCAGGGGCTGGCGAACTTCCTGAAGGATCCGCACAAGGTCCGCCCCTCCGGCCGCATGCCGGCGATGAATCTCGATGACAAGCAGGCCCGCGATCTGGCAACGTATCTTCTCGGTGCACAGTCGCGGCGTCCCCGCAATCCGAATCTGACGTACAAGGCGTACCACGGCAGCTGGGATGAACTGCCCGACTTCGATTCGCTCGAGCCGGCCGACGAAGGAGAATCGGCCGGGCTGGATGTCTACGCCGCCGGGCGGACCGACGGTTTCGCCCTTCAGTTCGAAGGTTACCTCAACGTGAAGACGGAGGGCCGCTACCGGTTCTACCTGGGTTCCGACGACGGCAGCGCCCTCTACATCGACGGCAACAAGGCGGTCGACGTCGACGGTGTCCATCCTCATACGGTGGAGACCGGCCGCATCACACTGACTGAAGGCGTGCATGCGATTCGCGTCGATTACTTCGAGAAGGGAGGCGAAGAGTCGCTCTCGCTCGAATACGAGGGTCCGGACATCCCCCGCCAGGATCTGTCGCTGCAGCTCTGGATGACACCGGAGGGGAATCCGGAGCCAAAGCAGGTGGACGGTGAGGACGAGACCGAGCTGTTCGTCTTCGATGGCTCGCAGGTGGAAACCGGCCGCAAGCTGTTCGCCTCGCTCGGCTGTGCGTCGTGCCATCAACTGAAGCAGGGTGGAAAGGCCATTGCTTCGCAACTTCAGGCCCGGCCACTGGATCAACTCGACACCAGCCGTGGGTGCCTGGCTTCCGAACCGGCTGCCGGCCGCAGTGCCGCCGATGTGCCCGTCCCGGAGTACGACCTCTCGCCGACGCAGCAGAACGCCCTCATCGCGGCTCTGCATTCTCCGGTCCCTTCAGACGCTGCTGCCCCGGCCGATCGCATCCATACGACGATGGCGCAGTTCAACTGCTATGCGTGCCACAGCCGCGACGATGTGGGGGGAGCCGAGGCAGACCGCAACCCGTTGTTCCTCTCGACGATCCCCGAAATGGGTGACGAGGGACGCTTGCCTCCGCCGCTGGACGGCGTGGGAGACAAGCTGAGCGACAACTGGCTCAAGCACGTGCAGGCGAATGGCGCCAAGGATCGCCCGTACATGCTGACGAAGATGCCGAAGTTCGGCACCGGCAACGTCGGTCATCTGACGGAAGCATTCGCGAAGGTCGATCGCCGGACGGAAGCCGGGATCCCCACCATCGACGAGCCGGAACATCGCATCAAGTCGACCGGACGTGAGCTGGTGGGAGAACAGGGGCTGGCCTGCATCAAATGCCACACCTTCGGCAAGACCCGTGCGACGGGCATTCAGGCACTCGACCTGCAGACGATGACGAAGCGACTGCGGGAAGACTGGTTCCACCGGTATCTGTTTGATCCGCCCGCCTACCGCCCCGGGACGCGCATGCCGACCGGCTTTCCCAATGGGCAGGCGACCGTCAAGCATATCTACGACGGCGATCCCGGACGCCAGATCGCCGCCATGTGGGCCTATCTCGAAGACGGCAACAAGGCGGGAATTCCCGACGGGCTGCTGTTCGACGCCATAGAACTGAAACCGTCCGATCGGCCGATCATCTACCGCAACTTCATCGAAGACCTTTCCCCGCGCGGCATCGCCGTCGGTTATCCCGAGCACTGCAACCTCGCCTGGGATGCCAACGACCTGTGCCTGAAGCTGATCTGGCACGGCAGGTTCATCGACGCGTCGCAGCACTGGACCGGACGCGGCCAGGGGACGCAGCGTCCTCTGGGGGATCACGTGATGCGGCTGGAGGACTCGGCACCAATCGCGGTGCTCGAGTCGGCTGACACTCAGTGGCCGACCGAGTCGGCACGGGACCGGGGTTACCGGTTCCGCGGTTATCGGCTCGATGCCGACGGGCGCCCGACGTTCGTCTACAGCGGCCCTGCTGGCGAGGTTCACGACAATCCGCAGCCGGTTCCTTCCGGCAAGGAGGAAGGAACGTTCTCCCGGAAGTTCACGATCACTGCCGACGAAGCGACGGAGAACGTCTGGTTCCGTGCCGCGACCGGCGAGCAGATCCAGCCGCAGTCGGACGGCTCGTATCTCGTCGACGGCGTCCTCCGGATCCGCGTGGAAGGTGGCGGCGAACCGATGCTGCGTGAGTCTGCCGGGCAGAGGGAACTGCTGGTTCCGGTTCGGTTCGACGGCAACACTGCTGAGCTGACGCAGGAGATCATCTGGTAA
- a CDS encoding DUF7133 domain-containing protein, with translation MFHRICFALLGLSLLLAGPVVADDATLPTEDDYYPITRFRTPEDVVLEASAFQLMPDGRVAVASRRGEVWMIENPFADEVKAEQFTRFAHGLHEVLSLAEKDGWLYLTQRCDVSRIKDSDGDGVADLYEVVNDGWEISGDYHEYAFGSKFDSNGEIWVTLCLTGSFSSKVKYRGWCVRITPEGELVPTCSGIRSPGGIAFNAEGDVFYTDNQGPWNGTCSLKHLIPGKFMGHPGGFEWYDIAEDVMGPRPQEPKSGSRFVTEAKKIPEYEPPAILFPYKKMGQSASGIACDTTGGKFGPFEGQMFVADQTFSTVMRCALEKVQGHYQGACFPFREGFGSGSLGVEMTPQGAMFVGGTNRGWGSRGNKPFAVERLDWTGKVPFEILSMHAKPDGFELVFTQPVDPETAGDVASYTMETYTYVFQASYGSPEVDHTTPTIESATVSEDGMRVLLTIDGLQEGHVHELHSDGVRSANGLPLLHKEAYYTLNYLPTDEVAAAK, from the coding sequence ATGTTTCATCGGATCTGTTTCGCCCTGCTGGGGCTGAGTCTGCTGCTTGCCGGCCCAGTGGTGGCCGACGACGCCACCCTGCCGACCGAAGACGATTACTATCCCATCACCCGTTTCAGGACTCCGGAGGACGTCGTCCTCGAAGCGAGCGCCTTCCAGCTGATGCCGGACGGTCGCGTGGCAGTCGCCTCGCGACGTGGCGAAGTCTGGATGATCGAGAATCCTTTCGCCGACGAGGTGAAGGCGGAGCAGTTCACCCGCTTCGCCCACGGACTGCACGAGGTCCTCAGTCTTGCCGAGAAGGATGGCTGGCTGTACCTCACGCAACGGTGCGACGTCTCCCGCATCAAGGACAGTGACGGAGACGGCGTGGCCGACCTGTACGAAGTGGTTAACGACGGCTGGGAGATCTCCGGCGACTACCACGAGTACGCCTTCGGATCGAAGTTCGACAGCAACGGTGAAATCTGGGTCACGCTCTGCCTGACCGGGTCCTTCTCCAGCAAGGTCAAGTACCGCGGCTGGTGCGTGCGGATTACCCCCGAGGGGGAACTCGTCCCGACCTGCAGCGGCATTCGTTCGCCGGGCGGTATCGCCTTCAATGCGGAAGGAGATGTCTTCTACACAGACAACCAGGGACCGTGGAACGGCACCTGCTCGCTGAAGCACCTCATCCCGGGCAAGTTCATGGGACATCCGGGCGGCTTCGAGTGGTACGACATCGCCGAAGACGTCATGGGGCCGCGACCGCAGGAACCGAAGTCCGGCAGCCGCTTCGTCACCGAAGCAAAGAAGATCCCCGAGTACGAACCGCCGGCAATCCTGTTCCCGTACAAGAAGATGGGGCAGTCGGCCAGCGGCATCGCCTGCGACACGACCGGCGGCAAGTTCGGCCCGTTCGAAGGCCAGATGTTCGTTGCCGACCAGACCTTCAGCACCGTCATGCGATGTGCGCTCGAGAAAGTGCAGGGACATTACCAGGGGGCCTGCTTCCCCTTTCGCGAGGGATTTGGTTCCGGCTCGCTGGGAGTCGAAATGACGCCGCAGGGAGCCATGTTCGTCGGCGGGACGAACCGGGGCTGGGGTTCGCGCGGCAACAAGCCCTTTGCCGTCGAACGCCTCGACTGGACCGGCAAGGTTCCGTTCGAAATCCTCAGCATGCACGCGAAGCCGGACGGCTTCGAGCTGGTCTTCACGCAGCCGGTCGATCCCGAAACGGCCGGCGACGTCGCGTCGTACACGATGGAAACGTACACGTACGTCTTCCAGGCGAGCTACGGCAGTCCCGAAGTGGATCACACTACGCCGACGATCGAGTCCGCCACAGTTTCGGAGGACGGAATGCGAGTGCTCCTGACGATCGACGGCCTGCAGGAAGGGCACGTGCACGAACTGCACTCCGATGGCGTTCGCTCGGCCAATGGGCTTCCCCTGCTCCACAAGGAAGCGTACTACACGCTTAACTACCTCCCGACGGACGAAGTCGCTGCTGCGAAGTAG
- a CDS encoding ThuA domain-containing protein: protein MKCALPSLMLLFVAVAASTSLAEDSDSPLELTLRYQSETAEGTGRFHQLTRKETWQPEKTALIVCDVWDMHHCLNAVRRVEEFAPRLNQVVEEARKRGVTIIHAPSDCMAAYADHPARQRAMSVPKAAQLPEEIEKWCSRIPAEEQATYPIDQSDGGEDDDPAEHAEWAKKLAAMGRNPNAPWKKQSDLIAIDAEQDFISDKGDEVWSILESRGIENVILTGVHTNMCVLGRPFGLRQMARNGKNVVLMRDMTDTMYNPQRWPYVSHFTGTDLIVSHIEKYVAPTITSAQLIGGSQFVFVKDKRPHLVVVMAEAEYRTDETLPEFAAKYLGKDFRVSLVHDNEEDRNDIPGIDVVKDADVLLVSIRRRTLPPEQLQVIRDHVAAGKPVVGIRTASHAFHLRNEPAPEGLADWPEWDAEVFGGNYHNHYGNKIKSTVRLNQEQLDHPILTGIPNREFPQGWSLYRTSPLKEGTTPLMFGLIEGKPEEPAAWTFKRADGGRSFYTSLGNVDDFKHPSFIRLLVNGIYWAAGMQPPEEITIAGTVEDYRRHWMPLEVPGTWADGSGGVLTGDEGPAWYRCMVRIPEKFAGHAVKLAFGFRPGRYEIWINGKIIGQPEVEAGSTDIGLITTGTSDVAGLFEVGEVNLIAIRVLDGGSIADWPEDPTPGIAFVRTGQTFRGPAVGRISLAGTWQFRLGNDPSWGTLPLPPKFAASTDSLFEPTTN from the coding sequence GTGAAGTGCGCCCTGCCCTCTTTGATGCTCCTTTTCGTCGCTGTCGCTGCATCGACCTCGCTCGCCGAAGACTCCGATTCGCCGCTGGAACTGACGCTCCGTTACCAGTCTGAAACGGCCGAAGGGACCGGCCGCTTCCATCAACTGACGCGGAAAGAGACCTGGCAACCGGAAAAGACCGCCCTGATCGTCTGCGACGTCTGGGACATGCATCATTGCCTGAACGCAGTTCGCCGTGTCGAGGAGTTCGCTCCGCGTCTGAACCAGGTGGTCGAAGAGGCCCGCAAGCGGGGTGTGACGATCATCCACGCCCCCAGCGACTGCATGGCAGCGTACGCCGATCACCCCGCCCGGCAGCGGGCGATGTCGGTACCGAAGGCTGCACAGTTGCCCGAGGAGATCGAGAAGTGGTGCTCGCGGATTCCCGCCGAGGAGCAGGCGACCTACCCGATCGACCAGTCGGACGGGGGTGAAGACGACGATCCGGCCGAGCATGCCGAGTGGGCGAAGAAGCTCGCCGCCATGGGCCGCAATCCCAACGCCCCCTGGAAGAAGCAGTCGGACCTGATCGCGATCGATGCCGAGCAGGACTTCATCTCCGACAAGGGAGACGAGGTCTGGAGCATCCTCGAATCGCGGGGGATCGAGAACGTTATCCTGACCGGCGTGCATACGAACATGTGCGTGCTGGGACGCCCGTTCGGTCTCCGGCAGATGGCCCGCAACGGCAAAAACGTCGTTCTCATGCGCGACATGACCGACACGATGTACAACCCGCAACGGTGGCCGTACGTCAGCCACTTCACCGGGACCGACCTGATCGTCTCGCATATCGAGAAGTACGTCGCCCCCACGATCACGAGTGCTCAGCTCATTGGTGGCAGCCAGTTCGTATTCGTGAAGGACAAGCGACCGCATCTGGTCGTCGTGATGGCCGAAGCGGAGTACCGCACCGACGAGACGCTGCCCGAATTTGCCGCGAAGTACCTGGGGAAAGACTTTCGCGTCAGCCTCGTGCACGACAACGAAGAGGACCGCAATGACATCCCCGGCATCGACGTCGTGAAGGATGCGGACGTGCTGCTGGTGAGCATCCGCAGGCGGACGCTGCCCCCCGAACAGCTGCAAGTGATCCGCGACCATGTCGCAGCCGGCAAGCCGGTCGTCGGCATCCGCACCGCCAGCCACGCTTTCCACCTGCGGAACGAGCCGGCTCCGGAAGGGCTGGCCGACTGGCCGGAATGGGATGCCGAAGTCTTCGGAGGGAACTACCACAACCATTACGGCAACAAGATCAAGTCGACGGTCCGGCTCAACCAGGAACAACTGGATCATCCGATCCTGACCGGCATCCCGAACAGGGAGTTCCCGCAGGGCTGGTCGCTGTACCGCACCTCGCCACTGAAGGAAGGAACGACGCCGTTGATGTTCGGCCTCATCGAAGGGAAGCCCGAGGAACCGGCTGCCTGGACGTTCAAGCGGGCCGACGGCGGGCGATCGTTCTACACGTCGCTGGGGAACGTTGACGACTTCAAACATCCGTCATTCATTCGCCTGCTGGTCAACGGCATCTACTGGGCCGCGGGAATGCAGCCGCCCGAGGAGATCACGATCGCCGGCACCGTCGAGGACTACCGTCGCCACTGGATGCCTCTGGAAGTCCCCGGCACGTGGGCGGACGGCTCCGGCGGAGTCCTGACCGGAGATGAAGGGCCGGCATGGTACCGCTGCATGGTGCGGATTCCCGAGAAGTTTGCCGGCCACGCCGTAAAGCTTGCCTTCGGATTTCGCCCCGGTCGCTACGAGATCTGGATCAACGGCAAGATCATCGGCCAGCCGGAAGTCGAAGCCGGGTCCACTGATATCGGCCTGATCACGACGGGCACTTCCGATGTCGCCGGCCTGTTCGAAGTCGGCGAGGTGAACCTGATTGCCATCCGGGTACTCGACGGAGGCAGCATTGCCGACTGGCCGGAAGATCCGACGCCCGGTATTGCGTTTGTCCGCACGGGACAGACATTCAGAGGGCCAGCCGTCGGACGAATCTCACTCGCCGGCACATGGCAGTTCCGCCTCGGGAATGATCCGTCGTGGGGAACCCTGCCGCTGCCGCCGAAGTTCGCCGCCTCCACCGACAGTCTGTTCGAACCAACGACAAACTGA
- a CDS encoding NPCBM/NEW2 domain-containing protein: protein MVSCRSFSDSARALLVAAVLLTRLTFTPSVGRADDAAASDCTVLAVDGAQIHGELSRIDGESVHLSGQQTAETVLPLDSVIALRMMKPPAAPPESPGQWLLFANGDRVAAEAVRFDGEEILTRPAALLAVDEWRVPVEMLAAVTWSQKGTAPERLETRLRGDGLREDLLLLTNGDRVTGELLTFDEQNVAIETSVGEIPIERSRLAGLAFNPDLVVPPSTPSQGAVIGFHDGGRMTVRSVRLDGAVRTFEVEPLFGAALRLPIDAVSMIELVRPGLRSLAVVDVSDVTVEQTPYLSSAPSPVWNGNVAGGALRLRGMTCPRGVGMLSGTSLTFRVQSGDEAFLAVVGIDDAADGQGSARFSVLLDGGEVWSSGELTGQNEPVVVGPLDVAGANRLTLRVDFGEYGDIRDFADWCTPVIVRTQAK from the coding sequence ATGGTTTCCTGCCGATCTTTCAGCGATAGCGCCCGTGCGCTGCTTGTCGCAGCTGTCCTGCTGACCCGGCTGACGTTCACGCCGTCGGTGGGACGGGCCGACGATGCGGCGGCGTCTGACTGCACGGTCCTGGCCGTGGATGGGGCACAGATCCACGGCGAGCTGTCCCGCATCGATGGTGAGAGCGTCCATCTGAGCGGTCAGCAGACCGCGGAGACCGTACTTCCCCTCGACTCGGTGATCGCCCTCCGGATGATGAAACCGCCAGCGGCGCCGCCGGAGTCCCCCGGGCAGTGGCTGCTGTTCGCCAACGGTGACCGGGTCGCTGCCGAAGCGGTTCGGTTCGACGGCGAAGAGATCCTGACGCGGCCGGCCGCGTTGCTGGCGGTCGACGAGTGGCGGGTTCCCGTCGAGATGCTCGCGGCCGTCACCTGGTCGCAGAAGGGAACGGCCCCGGAACGGCTGGAAACGCGGTTGCGGGGGGACGGGCTTCGCGAAGATCTTCTGCTGCTGACCAACGGCGACCGCGTAACGGGAGAACTGCTGACGTTCGACGAACAGAACGTAGCGATCGAGACGAGCGTCGGCGAGATCCCGATCGAACGCAGCCGCCTGGCGGGACTCGCATTCAATCCCGACCTGGTCGTGCCACCATCGACGCCTTCACAAGGGGCGGTCATCGGCTTTCACGACGGCGGACGCATGACCGTTCGCTCGGTTCGGTTAGACGGGGCCGTGCGCACCTTCGAAGTGGAACCACTGTTCGGCGCAGCGCTCCGGTTGCCGATCGATGCGGTCAGCATGATCGAACTGGTCCGGCCCGGTTTGCGATCCCTCGCAGTCGTCGACGTGTCGGATGTCACCGTCGAACAGACACCCTACCTCTCGTCTGCACCGTCGCCGGTCTGGAACGGAAACGTCGCGGGCGGGGCGTTGCGATTGCGCGGGATGACGTGTCCCCGCGGAGTCGGCATGCTCAGCGGAACGTCGCTGACGTTCCGCGTGCAGTCGGGGGACGAAGCATTCCTTGCTGTGGTCGGCATCGACGACGCCGCGGACGGGCAGGGGAGTGCCCGGTTCTCGGTCCTGCTCGACGGGGGGGAAGTCTGGTCCAGTGGCGAATTGACCGGACAGAACGAGCCCGTCGTCGTGGGGCCGCTCGACGTTGCCGGCGCAAACCGACTGACGCTGCGAGTCGACTTCGGCGAGTACGGGGACATCCGCGACTTCGCCGACTGGTGCACGCCCGTCATCGTGCGAACACAGGCCAAGTAA
- a CDS encoding prenyltransferase/squalene oxidase repeat-containing protein: MSHPGRYPLILSLLLLLAVPGSVTADDDRFDHRRMITPELRQNVDRGLAWLATRQQADGSFGLRSMYRTNPGVSGLCGLAFLASGSVPDRGPYGDVVRRTLDYVMSCATPTGYIIEGNAEYYHGPMYGHGFATLFLAEVYGMTEDKGVRDVLKRAVDLIVSSQNDEGGWRYDPGSQDADVSVTVCQAMALRAARNAGIAVPKETIDRCVDYLKKCQNPDGGFRYQMFRGAESEFARSAACVVALYTSGVHEGPEIERGLDYLRGFLPGSVQSRNRKYYFYAQYYAVQAAWHADGDLWRKWFPAVRDELLMMQRADGSWMNAGIGPEYATAMALLVLEVPNGFLPIFQR; the protein is encoded by the coding sequence ATGTCACATCCCGGACGCTATCCGCTGATTCTGAGTCTGCTTCTCCTGCTGGCGGTTCCGGGATCGGTCACTGCCGACGATGACCGCTTTGATCATCGCCGGATGATCACCCCCGAACTGCGGCAGAACGTCGATCGGGGACTGGCCTGGCTGGCCACGCGGCAACAGGCGGACGGCTCGTTCGGCCTCCGCTCGATGTATCGGACGAATCCGGGAGTCTCCGGCCTGTGCGGCCTGGCGTTTCTGGCCTCCGGCAGCGTGCCCGATCGGGGGCCGTACGGCGACGTCGTGCGCCGCACCCTCGACTACGTGATGAGCTGCGCGACGCCGACCGGTTACATCATCGAAGGGAATGCCGAGTACTATCACGGCCCCATGTACGGGCATGGCTTCGCGACGCTGTTTCTCGCCGAGGTCTACGGCATGACCGAGGATAAAGGCGTTCGCGACGTGTTGAAGCGGGCAGTCGATCTGATCGTCTCTTCCCAGAACGACGAAGGGGGCTGGCGGTACGATCCGGGCAGTCAGGACGCGGATGTGTCGGTCACCGTCTGCCAGGCGATGGCGCTGCGGGCGGCGCGCAACGCGGGGATCGCCGTTCCGAAAGAAACGATCGATCGCTGCGTCGACTATCTCAAGAAGTGCCAGAACCCGGATGGCGGTTTCCGCTATCAGATGTTCCGCGGCGCCGAGAGCGAGTTCGCACGATCGGCCGCCTGCGTGGTGGCTCTGTACACCTCCGGCGTGCACGAAGGTCCGGAGATCGAGCGGGGTCTGGATTACCTCCGCGGCTTCCTGCCCGGCAGCGTGCAGTCCCGTAACCGAAAGTACTACTTCTACGCGCAGTACTATGCCGTGCAGGCCGCCTGGCATGCCGACGGCGACCTCTGGCGAAAGTGGTTTCCAGCAGTCCGGGATGAACTGCTCATGATGCAACGGGCCGACGGCAGCTGGATGAACGCCGGTATCGGTCCCGAGTATGCGACAGCGATGGCGTTGCTTGTTCTGGAAGTGCCCAATGGTTTCCTGCCGATCTTTCAGCGATAG